Proteins found in one Promicromonospora sukumoe genomic segment:
- a CDS encoding heavy-metal-associated domain-containing protein → MNAPQRLGLYGGGLAALFAVTFAVAGAVVPQASVDAWSASAEAGSGPDAMEMDGTEMPGDAGGHGQDEAADADGAADAHGSGAPGPASVRGLALEQDGLLLSPVTAPDEVGERGTLSFSVTDADGAAVTAFETEHDKELHLVVVRSDGERFRHVHPTMSADGVWSIPWTWAEPGTYRVFTDFVPAASGENVTLSRAVEVAGPVDPRPAAAVSASDTTGGYTATLTGDLSTDAESTLTATVTRDGEPVTGLEPYLGAYGHLVALRDGDLAYLHVHPEGDEPEPGTRSGPDVTFMTEAPTSGRYLLYLDFKVDGDVHTARFVVDTEGRG, encoded by the coding sequence ATGAACGCGCCCCAGCGGCTCGGGCTGTACGGCGGCGGGCTCGCGGCGCTGTTCGCCGTGACCTTCGCCGTCGCGGGCGCCGTGGTGCCGCAGGCCTCGGTCGACGCCTGGTCGGCGTCGGCCGAGGCCGGGTCCGGGCCGGACGCGATGGAGATGGACGGCACCGAGATGCCCGGCGACGCCGGCGGGCACGGGCAGGACGAGGCGGCGGACGCCGACGGCGCCGCCGACGCCCACGGCTCCGGCGCCCCCGGCCCGGCATCGGTCCGCGGCCTGGCGCTGGAGCAGGACGGCCTGCTCCTGAGCCCGGTCACGGCCCCGGACGAGGTGGGGGAGCGCGGCACGCTCTCGTTCTCGGTGACCGACGCCGACGGCGCCGCGGTGACCGCGTTCGAGACCGAGCACGACAAGGAGCTGCACCTGGTCGTGGTGCGGTCCGACGGCGAGCGGTTCCGGCACGTGCACCCCACGATGTCGGCCGACGGCGTCTGGTCGATCCCCTGGACCTGGGCCGAGCCGGGCACCTACCGCGTGTTCACCGATTTCGTGCCCGCGGCGTCGGGCGAGAACGTGACGCTCAGCCGGGCCGTCGAGGTCGCCGGACCGGTGGACCCGCGCCCGGCGGCGGCGGTCTCGGCGTCGGACACGACCGGCGGCTACACCGCGACGCTCACGGGGGACCTGAGCACGGACGCGGAGTCGACGCTCACGGCGACGGTCACGCGCGACGGCGAACCGGTGACCGGCCTGGAGCCGTACCTCGGCGCCTACGGGCACCTCGTCGCGCTGCGCGACGGCGACCTGGCCTACCTGCACGTGCACCCCGAGGGCGACGAGCCCGAGCCGGGCACACGGTCCGGCCCGGACGTCACGTTCATGACCGAGGCGCCGACGTCGGGCCGCTACCTGCTGTACCTGGACTTCAAGGTCGACGGGGACGTGCACACCGCGCGCTTCGTCGTGGACACCGAGGGGAGGGGCTGA
- a CDS encoding heavy-metal-associated domain-containing protein, with product MATSEYQVTGMTCGHCETSVRGEVSRLPGVEQVDVSAATGRLVVRSAAVLDEAAILAAVDEAGYEAARVS from the coding sequence ATGGCGACGAGCGAGTACCAGGTGACCGGGATGACGTGCGGGCACTGTGAGACGTCGGTGCGCGGCGAGGTGAGCCGCCTGCCCGGCGTCGAGCAGGTCGACGTGAGCGCGGCGACCGGCCGGCTCGTGGTCCGCAGCGCCGCGGTGCTGGACGAGGCCGCGATCCTGGCCGCCGTCGACGAGGCGGGTTACGAGGCGGCGCGGGTCTCATGA